One genomic window of Cyprinus carpio isolate SPL01 chromosome B8, ASM1834038v1, whole genome shotgun sequence includes the following:
- the LOC109094926 gene encoding protein ENL-like isoform X1, with translation MENQCTVQVKLELGHRAQLRKKVTSEGFTHDWMVFVRGPENSDIQHFVDKVVFRLHESFPKPKRVCKEPQYKVEESGYAGFLMPIEVYFKNKEEPKKVCFNYDLFLNLEGNPPVNHLRCEKLTFNNPTRDFRRKLVKAGGIMVVPEGAEVVPRPSPDYPMLPTIPLSAFSDPKKSKTSQGSKEPSKEGSKVSKSHKMGKEHRARPRKDSESKATSKVDVERDGSSKTSRDPSSSSSSSSKKTEIKVKDENKVVPKAAFKEPKNTLKESKMEGMSPKGGGAGGAGGGAADGKAPSKRPSNAESPKPSVKKPKKGGSEGSKGSSSGGFTGTSPRTASSSMASSGYAEKKASKEKGRWAKSKSDAQEVKESKKPPESDDSNSDDEASSKSEQSAPSSPSNSSSSSESSSDSDFEPQQKQGQGPLSFMVKDLQSEESDDDDSSSDEETPVKNNLPSRDSRLSLDSESDCSDGPQRPSRDPPPQPPKHSTTTTNNNNKVSGRKSPDPCLRQEKVLKKGYDKVGRAYTEELVDLHRRLMALRERNVLQQIVNLIEETGHFNVTNTTFDFDLFSLDESTVRKLQSYLEATAT, from the exons ATGGAGAATCAG TGCACGGTTCAGGTAAAGCTTGAGCTGGGTCACAGGGCCCAGCTGAGGAAGAAGGTGACATCAGAGGGCTTCACCCACGACTGGATGGTGTTTGTGCGAGGCCCTGAGAACAGTGACATTCAGCACTTTGTGGATAAAGTCGTCTTCCGGCTGCACGAGAGCTTTCCGAAACCCAAGAGAG tGTGTAAGGAGCCACAATACAAGGTTGAGGAGTCGGGATATGCTGGTTTTCTAATGCCCATAGAGGTCTACTTCAAAAACAAG GAGGAGCCAAAGAAGGTGTGCTTTAATTACGACCTCTTCCTTAACCTGGAGGGAAACCCACCTGTCAATCACCTGCGCTGTGAGAAACTAACCTTCAATAACCCCACTCGTGACTTCCGTCGCAAGCTAGTCAAGGCTGGAGGG ATCATGGTGGTCCCAGAGGGGGCAGAGGTGGTCCCCAGACCCAGCCCGGATTACCCCATGCTTCCAACCATCCCACTCTCTGCTTTTTCTGACCCTAAGAAGAGCAAGACTTCACAAGGATCAAag GAGCCTAGTAAAGAGGGAAGCAAAGTGTCCAAATCCCACAAAATGGGCAAGGAGCATCGAGCGCGGCCACGAAAAGACTCTGAGAGCAAAGCCACATCCAAAGTGGACGTTGAACGGGACGGCAGCAGCAAAACTAGCCGTGAcccttcctcatcttcatcttcatcctccaAGAAAACAGAGATCAAAGTGAAAGACGAGAACAAAGTCGTGCCCAAAGCTGCTTTCAAGGAGCCCAAAAACACGCTGAAGGAGTCCAAAATGGAAGGCATGTCTCCTAAAGGAGGGGGGGCGGGGGGTGCGGGCGGTGGAGCGGCCGATGGAAAAGCACCCAGCAAACGACCTTCCAATGCGGAGTCACCCAAACCTAGTGTCAAGAAGCCAAAGAAGGGGGGTTCAGAGGGGTCAAAAGGTTCCAGCAGTGGGGGGTTCACCGGCACCTCCCCCCGAACCGCGTCTTCCTCCATGGCCTCCTCGGGATATGCTGAAAAGAAGGCCTCTAAAGAGAAGGGCCGCTGGGCCAAGAGCAAGTCAGATGCCCAGGAGGTCAAGGAGTCCAAGAAGCCTCCAGAATCCGATGACTCCAACTCAGATGATGAGGCCTCGTCTAAGTCTGAG CAGTCAGCACCTTCCAGCCCGTCTAATTCCAGCTCCAGCTCAGAGTCCAGCTCCGATTCAGACTTTGAGCCACAGCAGAAACAAGGCCAAG GCCCGTTGAGCTTTATGGTGAAGGACCTCCAGTCGGAGGAGTCTGATGATGACGATAGCAGCTCAGACGAAGAGACGCCAGTCAAGAACAACCTGCCCAGTCGAGACTCCAG GCTGAGCTTAGACAGCGAGAGTGACTGCAGTGACGGGCCGCAGCGTCCCAGTCGAGACCCACCACCCCAGCCACCGAAACacagcaccaccaccaccaacaacaacaacaag GTGTCAGGCAGAAAGAGTCCAGACCCTTGTTTACGACAAGAAAAGGTCCTGAAGAAGGGATACGACAAGGTAGGAAGG gcatacACTGAAGAGCTGGTAGACCTTCATCGCAGGCTGATGGCGTTAAGAGAGCGTAACGTTCTACAGCAG ATCGTGAACCTCATCGAGGAGACCGGCCACTTTAATGTCACCAACACAACTTTTGACTTTGACCTTTTTTCGTTGGATGAGTCAACTGTCCGTAAACTACAGAGCTACCTGGAGGCCACCGCCACATGA
- the LOC109094926 gene encoding protein ENL-like isoform X3: protein MENQCTVQVKLELGHRAQLRKKVTSEGFTHDWMVFVRGPENSDIQHFVDKVVFRLHESFPKPKRVCKEPQYKVEESGYAGFLMPIEVYFKNKEEPKKVCFNYDLFLNLEGNPPVNHLRCEKLTFNNPTRDFRRKLVKAGGIMVVPEGAEVVPRPSPDYPMLPTIPLSAFSDPKKSKTSQGSKEPSKEGSKVSKSHKMGKEHRARPRKDSESKATSKVDVERDGSSKTSRDPSSSSSSSSKKTEIKVKDENKVVPKAAFKEPKNTLKESKMEGMSPKGGGAGGAGGGAADGKAPSKRPSNAESPKPSVKKPKKGGSEGSKGSSSGGFTGTSPRTASSSMASSGYAEKKASKEKGRWAKSKSDAQEVKESKKPPESDDSNSDDEASSKSEQSAPSSPSNSSSSSESSSDSDFEPQQKQGQGPLSFMVKDLQSEESDDDDSSSDEETPVKNNLPSRDSRLSLDSESDCSDGPQRPSRDPPPQPPKHSTTTTNNNNKVSGRKSPDPCLRQEKVLKKGYDKAYTEELVDLHRRLMALRERNVLQQIVNLIEETGHFNVTNTTFDFDLFSLDESTVRKLQSYLEATAT, encoded by the exons ATGGAGAATCAG TGCACGGTTCAGGTAAAGCTTGAGCTGGGTCACAGGGCCCAGCTGAGGAAGAAGGTGACATCAGAGGGCTTCACCCACGACTGGATGGTGTTTGTGCGAGGCCCTGAGAACAGTGACATTCAGCACTTTGTGGATAAAGTCGTCTTCCGGCTGCACGAGAGCTTTCCGAAACCCAAGAGAG tGTGTAAGGAGCCACAATACAAGGTTGAGGAGTCGGGATATGCTGGTTTTCTAATGCCCATAGAGGTCTACTTCAAAAACAAG GAGGAGCCAAAGAAGGTGTGCTTTAATTACGACCTCTTCCTTAACCTGGAGGGAAACCCACCTGTCAATCACCTGCGCTGTGAGAAACTAACCTTCAATAACCCCACTCGTGACTTCCGTCGCAAGCTAGTCAAGGCTGGAGGG ATCATGGTGGTCCCAGAGGGGGCAGAGGTGGTCCCCAGACCCAGCCCGGATTACCCCATGCTTCCAACCATCCCACTCTCTGCTTTTTCTGACCCTAAGAAGAGCAAGACTTCACAAGGATCAAag GAGCCTAGTAAAGAGGGAAGCAAAGTGTCCAAATCCCACAAAATGGGCAAGGAGCATCGAGCGCGGCCACGAAAAGACTCTGAGAGCAAAGCCACATCCAAAGTGGACGTTGAACGGGACGGCAGCAGCAAAACTAGCCGTGAcccttcctcatcttcatcttcatcctccaAGAAAACAGAGATCAAAGTGAAAGACGAGAACAAAGTCGTGCCCAAAGCTGCTTTCAAGGAGCCCAAAAACACGCTGAAGGAGTCCAAAATGGAAGGCATGTCTCCTAAAGGAGGGGGGGCGGGGGGTGCGGGCGGTGGAGCGGCCGATGGAAAAGCACCCAGCAAACGACCTTCCAATGCGGAGTCACCCAAACCTAGTGTCAAGAAGCCAAAGAAGGGGGGTTCAGAGGGGTCAAAAGGTTCCAGCAGTGGGGGGTTCACCGGCACCTCCCCCCGAACCGCGTCTTCCTCCATGGCCTCCTCGGGATATGCTGAAAAGAAGGCCTCTAAAGAGAAGGGCCGCTGGGCCAAGAGCAAGTCAGATGCCCAGGAGGTCAAGGAGTCCAAGAAGCCTCCAGAATCCGATGACTCCAACTCAGATGATGAGGCCTCGTCTAAGTCTGAG CAGTCAGCACCTTCCAGCCCGTCTAATTCCAGCTCCAGCTCAGAGTCCAGCTCCGATTCAGACTTTGAGCCACAGCAGAAACAAGGCCAAG GCCCGTTGAGCTTTATGGTGAAGGACCTCCAGTCGGAGGAGTCTGATGATGACGATAGCAGCTCAGACGAAGAGACGCCAGTCAAGAACAACCTGCCCAGTCGAGACTCCAG GCTGAGCTTAGACAGCGAGAGTGACTGCAGTGACGGGCCGCAGCGTCCCAGTCGAGACCCACCACCCCAGCCACCGAAACacagcaccaccaccaccaacaacaacaacaag GTGTCAGGCAGAAAGAGTCCAGACCCTTGTTTACGACAAGAAAAGGTCCTGAAGAAGGGATACGACAAG gcatacACTGAAGAGCTGGTAGACCTTCATCGCAGGCTGATGGCGTTAAGAGAGCGTAACGTTCTACAGCAG ATCGTGAACCTCATCGAGGAGACCGGCCACTTTAATGTCACCAACACAACTTTTGACTTTGACCTTTTTTCGTTGGATGAGTCAACTGTCCGTAAACTACAGAGCTACCTGGAGGCCACCGCCACATGA
- the LOC109094926 gene encoding protein ENL-like isoform X4 — protein MENQCTVQVKLELGHRAQLRKKVTSEGFTHDWMVFVRGPENSDIQHFVDKVVFRLHESFPKPKRVCKEPQYKVEESGYAGFLMPIEVYFKNKEEPKKVCFNYDLFLNLEGNPPVNHLRCEKLTFNNPTRDFRRKLVKAGGIMVVPEGAEVVPRPSPDYPMLPTIPLSAFSDPKKSKTSQGSKEPSKEGSKVSKSHKMGKEHRARPRKDSESKATSKVDVERDGSSKTSRDPSSSSSSSSKKTEIKVKDENKVVPKAAFKEPKNTLKESKMEGMSPKGGGAGGAGGGAADGKAPSKRPSNAESPKPSVKKPKKGGSEGSKGSSSGGFTGTSPRTASSSMASSGYAEKKASKEKGRWAKSKSDAQEVKESKKPPESDDSNSDDEASSKSESAPSSPSNSSSSSESSSDSDFEPQQKQGQGPLSFMVKDLQSEESDDDDSSSDEETPVKNNLPSRDSRLSLDSESDCSDGPQRPSRDPPPQPPKHSTTTTNNNNKVSGRKSPDPCLRQEKVLKKGYDKAYTEELVDLHRRLMALRERNVLQQIVNLIEETGHFNVTNTTFDFDLFSLDESTVRKLQSYLEATAT, from the exons ATGGAGAATCAG TGCACGGTTCAGGTAAAGCTTGAGCTGGGTCACAGGGCCCAGCTGAGGAAGAAGGTGACATCAGAGGGCTTCACCCACGACTGGATGGTGTTTGTGCGAGGCCCTGAGAACAGTGACATTCAGCACTTTGTGGATAAAGTCGTCTTCCGGCTGCACGAGAGCTTTCCGAAACCCAAGAGAG tGTGTAAGGAGCCACAATACAAGGTTGAGGAGTCGGGATATGCTGGTTTTCTAATGCCCATAGAGGTCTACTTCAAAAACAAG GAGGAGCCAAAGAAGGTGTGCTTTAATTACGACCTCTTCCTTAACCTGGAGGGAAACCCACCTGTCAATCACCTGCGCTGTGAGAAACTAACCTTCAATAACCCCACTCGTGACTTCCGTCGCAAGCTAGTCAAGGCTGGAGGG ATCATGGTGGTCCCAGAGGGGGCAGAGGTGGTCCCCAGACCCAGCCCGGATTACCCCATGCTTCCAACCATCCCACTCTCTGCTTTTTCTGACCCTAAGAAGAGCAAGACTTCACAAGGATCAAag GAGCCTAGTAAAGAGGGAAGCAAAGTGTCCAAATCCCACAAAATGGGCAAGGAGCATCGAGCGCGGCCACGAAAAGACTCTGAGAGCAAAGCCACATCCAAAGTGGACGTTGAACGGGACGGCAGCAGCAAAACTAGCCGTGAcccttcctcatcttcatcttcatcctccaAGAAAACAGAGATCAAAGTGAAAGACGAGAACAAAGTCGTGCCCAAAGCTGCTTTCAAGGAGCCCAAAAACACGCTGAAGGAGTCCAAAATGGAAGGCATGTCTCCTAAAGGAGGGGGGGCGGGGGGTGCGGGCGGTGGAGCGGCCGATGGAAAAGCACCCAGCAAACGACCTTCCAATGCGGAGTCACCCAAACCTAGTGTCAAGAAGCCAAAGAAGGGGGGTTCAGAGGGGTCAAAAGGTTCCAGCAGTGGGGGGTTCACCGGCACCTCCCCCCGAACCGCGTCTTCCTCCATGGCCTCCTCGGGATATGCTGAAAAGAAGGCCTCTAAAGAGAAGGGCCGCTGGGCCAAGAGCAAGTCAGATGCCCAGGAGGTCAAGGAGTCCAAGAAGCCTCCAGAATCCGATGACTCCAACTCAGATGATGAGGCCTCGTCTAAGTCTGAG TCAGCACCTTCCAGCCCGTCTAATTCCAGCTCCAGCTCAGAGTCCAGCTCCGATTCAGACTTTGAGCCACAGCAGAAACAAGGCCAAG GCCCGTTGAGCTTTATGGTGAAGGACCTCCAGTCGGAGGAGTCTGATGATGACGATAGCAGCTCAGACGAAGAGACGCCAGTCAAGAACAACCTGCCCAGTCGAGACTCCAG GCTGAGCTTAGACAGCGAGAGTGACTGCAGTGACGGGCCGCAGCGTCCCAGTCGAGACCCACCACCCCAGCCACCGAAACacagcaccaccaccaccaacaacaacaacaag GTGTCAGGCAGAAAGAGTCCAGACCCTTGTTTACGACAAGAAAAGGTCCTGAAGAAGGGATACGACAAG gcatacACTGAAGAGCTGGTAGACCTTCATCGCAGGCTGATGGCGTTAAGAGAGCGTAACGTTCTACAGCAG ATCGTGAACCTCATCGAGGAGACCGGCCACTTTAATGTCACCAACACAACTTTTGACTTTGACCTTTTTTCGTTGGATGAGTCAACTGTCCGTAAACTACAGAGCTACCTGGAGGCCACCGCCACATGA
- the LOC109094926 gene encoding protein ENL-like isoform X2, producing the protein MENQCTVQVKLELGHRAQLRKKVTSEGFTHDWMVFVRGPENSDIQHFVDKVVFRLHESFPKPKRVCKEPQYKVEESGYAGFLMPIEVYFKNKEEPKKVCFNYDLFLNLEGNPPVNHLRCEKLTFNNPTRDFRRKLVKAGGIMVVPEGAEVVPRPSPDYPMLPTIPLSAFSDPKKSKTSQGSKEPSKEGSKVSKSHKMGKEHRARPRKDSESKATSKVDVERDGSSKTSRDPSSSSSSSSKKTEIKVKDENKVVPKAAFKEPKNTLKESKMEGMSPKGGGAGGAGGGAADGKAPSKRPSNAESPKPSVKKPKKGGSEGSKGSSSGGFTGTSPRTASSSMASSGYAEKKASKEKGRWAKSKSDAQEVKESKKPPESDDSNSDDEASSKSESAPSSPSNSSSSSESSSDSDFEPQQKQGQGPLSFMVKDLQSEESDDDDSSSDEETPVKNNLPSRDSRLSLDSESDCSDGPQRPSRDPPPQPPKHSTTTTNNNNKVSGRKSPDPCLRQEKVLKKGYDKVGRAYTEELVDLHRRLMALRERNVLQQIVNLIEETGHFNVTNTTFDFDLFSLDESTVRKLQSYLEATAT; encoded by the exons ATGGAGAATCAG TGCACGGTTCAGGTAAAGCTTGAGCTGGGTCACAGGGCCCAGCTGAGGAAGAAGGTGACATCAGAGGGCTTCACCCACGACTGGATGGTGTTTGTGCGAGGCCCTGAGAACAGTGACATTCAGCACTTTGTGGATAAAGTCGTCTTCCGGCTGCACGAGAGCTTTCCGAAACCCAAGAGAG tGTGTAAGGAGCCACAATACAAGGTTGAGGAGTCGGGATATGCTGGTTTTCTAATGCCCATAGAGGTCTACTTCAAAAACAAG GAGGAGCCAAAGAAGGTGTGCTTTAATTACGACCTCTTCCTTAACCTGGAGGGAAACCCACCTGTCAATCACCTGCGCTGTGAGAAACTAACCTTCAATAACCCCACTCGTGACTTCCGTCGCAAGCTAGTCAAGGCTGGAGGG ATCATGGTGGTCCCAGAGGGGGCAGAGGTGGTCCCCAGACCCAGCCCGGATTACCCCATGCTTCCAACCATCCCACTCTCTGCTTTTTCTGACCCTAAGAAGAGCAAGACTTCACAAGGATCAAag GAGCCTAGTAAAGAGGGAAGCAAAGTGTCCAAATCCCACAAAATGGGCAAGGAGCATCGAGCGCGGCCACGAAAAGACTCTGAGAGCAAAGCCACATCCAAAGTGGACGTTGAACGGGACGGCAGCAGCAAAACTAGCCGTGAcccttcctcatcttcatcttcatcctccaAGAAAACAGAGATCAAAGTGAAAGACGAGAACAAAGTCGTGCCCAAAGCTGCTTTCAAGGAGCCCAAAAACACGCTGAAGGAGTCCAAAATGGAAGGCATGTCTCCTAAAGGAGGGGGGGCGGGGGGTGCGGGCGGTGGAGCGGCCGATGGAAAAGCACCCAGCAAACGACCTTCCAATGCGGAGTCACCCAAACCTAGTGTCAAGAAGCCAAAGAAGGGGGGTTCAGAGGGGTCAAAAGGTTCCAGCAGTGGGGGGTTCACCGGCACCTCCCCCCGAACCGCGTCTTCCTCCATGGCCTCCTCGGGATATGCTGAAAAGAAGGCCTCTAAAGAGAAGGGCCGCTGGGCCAAGAGCAAGTCAGATGCCCAGGAGGTCAAGGAGTCCAAGAAGCCTCCAGAATCCGATGACTCCAACTCAGATGATGAGGCCTCGTCTAAGTCTGAG TCAGCACCTTCCAGCCCGTCTAATTCCAGCTCCAGCTCAGAGTCCAGCTCCGATTCAGACTTTGAGCCACAGCAGAAACAAGGCCAAG GCCCGTTGAGCTTTATGGTGAAGGACCTCCAGTCGGAGGAGTCTGATGATGACGATAGCAGCTCAGACGAAGAGACGCCAGTCAAGAACAACCTGCCCAGTCGAGACTCCAG GCTGAGCTTAGACAGCGAGAGTGACTGCAGTGACGGGCCGCAGCGTCCCAGTCGAGACCCACCACCCCAGCCACCGAAACacagcaccaccaccaccaacaacaacaacaag GTGTCAGGCAGAAAGAGTCCAGACCCTTGTTTACGACAAGAAAAGGTCCTGAAGAAGGGATACGACAAGGTAGGAAGG gcatacACTGAAGAGCTGGTAGACCTTCATCGCAGGCTGATGGCGTTAAGAGAGCGTAACGTTCTACAGCAG ATCGTGAACCTCATCGAGGAGACCGGCCACTTTAATGTCACCAACACAACTTTTGACTTTGACCTTTTTTCGTTGGATGAGTCAACTGTCCGTAAACTACAGAGCTACCTGGAGGCCACCGCCACATGA
- the LOC109064033 gene encoding alkaline ceramidase 1-like, with the protein MERVAVDAFWRGIPSFPSFDKMAGVFAYESSQVDWCEDNYKNSENVVEYFNTMSSFIFFVISPIMLYLLHPYAKERNLAVHLVWIMMVFVGIFSVYFHMTLSFMGQMLDELSILWVLALCYSLWFPRKHFPSFIKDRKSFCHMVVIITVISTLSSFVKPTANAYALNCFTIHILYFLFVELRNCTDERVLRLAWASVGLWVLAISCWISDRFGCSFWQKLDFCYLHGIWHILIVVATAYASTLVAYLDARLEIPYSLPDLQYWPRNKWSIGLPYIALKGTTKTRKRC; encoded by the exons ATGGAGCGCGTCGCTGTGGATGCGTTTTGGAGAG ggaTCCCGTCATTTCCATCCTTTGACAAAATGGCAGGTGTGTTTGCCTACGAGAGCTCTCAAGTTGACTGGTGTGAGGACAACTATAAAAATTCAGAGAATGTTGTGGAATATTTCAATACG ATGAGCAGTTTTATATTCTTTGTGATCTCACCCATAATGCTTTACCTGCTACACCCATATGCCAAGGAAAGAAACCTGGCTGTGCACCTGGTCTGGATCATGATGGTCTTTGTAG gTATCTTCTCTGTGTATTTCCACATGACTCTGAGTTTTATGGGCCAGATGCTGGATGAGCTGTCAATCCTGTGGGTCTTGGCTCTTTGCTACTCCCTGTGGTTCCCACGCAAACACTTCCCCTCTTTTATTAAGGACAG gaaatcCTTCTGTCATATGGTCGTGATCATCACTGTCATAAGCACTCTGTCCTCTTTTGTCAAACCTACAGCCAATGCCTACGCTCTCAACTGCTTCACCATCCATATCCTCTACTTTCTGTTTGTGGAATTAAGGAA TTGCACAGATGAGAGAGTGCTGCGTCTGGCCTGGGCGTCCGTTGGCCTGTGGGTTCTGGCTATCTCCTGCTGGATTAGCGATCGCTTTGGCTGCAGCTTCTGGCAGAAACTGGACTTCTGTTATCTGCACGGTATCTG GCATATTCTGATTGTGGTGGCCACTGCTTATGCTAGTACTTTGGTCGCTTACCTGGACGCTAGACTGGAGATCCCTTATTCCCTACCTGACCTGCAGTACTGGCCACGGAATAAATGGTCCATTGGGCTTCCTTACATAGCCCTCAAAGGCACCACAAAGACACGAAAAAGATGCTAG